From one Paenibacillus sp. FSL K6-1330 genomic stretch:
- a CDS encoding sensor histidine kinase produces MQQWLGKSLKHKLSLLIIIATLVPLLFLGIFSFNIAKSLTEEKAKITGMNTLRQLEAYLDTMVKDVENISLFLIGHTGVQAYLKTEQSNYVQQTTVINFLTNLAFSKDYIANIIVEPLGSKDAISHKSLVRSEFRNITEVVPGYYEHHPKWWSFVHRQWTFEGVRKVITLARPIRSTDKYKPIGNLQINLDQGVIANQFRQAVLEKTGFVLLLDENNRIIAGPPDMETNLTLADYYPSIGEFEGLSGNIDYGEGSNKKTILYKKMSSVNWKLVGIIPSQEYRSQNQYFIKLTAVAVTVAILLAIILVLFLIQKITNPLSVLTKFLKNSSPEEPLPALPVKTVDEVGQLIISYNRLSSRIVKLTDEVKLNESLKKEADMHALQVQINPHFLYNTLSSIHWLALMNQDVKIAEMVGSLSDFLRFSLNNGQEYCTIQQEIMHVRHYVNIQTIRYPEKFKFEVHVEEELYQHTMLKLLLQPLVENSMLHGILSRDGMGTITIRGYREPEGIRFVVEDDGIGMTTDRLKWLQDQLVENPLQYEKGQTPRGSYGLRNVHKRLLLHYGKDAGLRVESTEGVGTRVMFTIPDLPEIQQSELSNKGDGDIEGTDR; encoded by the coding sequence ATGCAGCAATGGCTTGGGAAATCGCTAAAGCATAAATTGTCGTTACTTATTATTATCGCTACGCTGGTGCCGCTGCTGTTTCTCGGTATTTTCTCTTTTAACATAGCCAAGAGTCTGACGGAGGAGAAGGCCAAGATTACAGGAATGAATACGCTTCGGCAGCTGGAAGCTTACCTGGATACGATGGTCAAAGACGTGGAGAACATCTCGCTGTTTCTCATCGGGCATACCGGTGTTCAAGCCTATCTGAAGACCGAGCAAAGCAACTATGTCCAGCAGACGACGGTTATTAATTTTTTGACGAATCTGGCCTTTTCCAAAGATTATATCGCCAACATCATTGTCGAACCGCTCGGCAGCAAAGATGCGATCTCGCACAAATCCTTGGTACGCTCCGAGTTCCGGAATATTACCGAAGTGGTCCCCGGTTATTACGAGCATCATCCCAAATGGTGGTCCTTTGTGCATCGGCAGTGGACTTTTGAAGGCGTTAGGAAAGTCATTACGTTGGCCAGACCGATCCGGAGCACGGATAAATATAAGCCGATCGGGAATCTGCAGATCAACCTGGATCAGGGCGTCATTGCTAACCAATTCCGGCAGGCCGTCCTGGAGAAGACCGGGTTTGTCCTTCTTCTTGATGAGAATAACCGGATTATCGCCGGTCCGCCGGATATGGAGACCAATCTTACACTTGCAGACTATTATCCTTCGATTGGAGAGTTTGAGGGGCTCAGCGGAAATATAGACTATGGCGAGGGGAGCAACAAGAAGACCATTCTCTATAAGAAAATGTCCAGCGTGAACTGGAAACTGGTCGGCATCATACCCTCACAGGAATACCGTTCCCAGAACCAATACTTCATCAAATTGACGGCGGTTGCCGTCACCGTGGCTATACTGCTTGCCATTATACTGGTTCTTTTCCTTATCCAGAAAATTACGAATCCGCTGTCCGTGCTAACGAAGTTTCTCAAGAATTCAAGCCCGGAAGAGCCGCTGCCTGCGCTCCCGGTTAAGACGGTCGATGAGGTCGGGCAGCTCATTATCAGTTACAACCGGCTCAGCTCCCGGATTGTGAAGCTTACCGACGAAGTGAAGCTGAACGAGTCGTTGAAGAAAGAGGCGGATATGCATGCGCTGCAGGTGCAGATTAATCCGCATTTCCTCTACAATACGCTGTCATCCATCCATTGGCTGGCACTGATGAACCAGGATGTGAAAATCGCCGAGATGGTGGGATCGCTCAGCGATTTCCTGAGGTTCAGTCTCAATAACGGGCAGGAATATTGCACGATTCAGCAGGAAATTATGCATGTCCGTCATTACGTGAATATCCAAACCATCCGCTATCCGGAAAAGTTCAAGTTTGAGGTTCATGTGGAGGAAGAGCTGTATCAGCACACCATGTTAAAGCTGCTGCTGCAGCCGTTGGTTGAAAACTCCATGCTGCACGGTATTTTGAGCCGCGACGGGATGGGGACGATTACGATTCGCGGGTACCGCGAGCCTGAAGGGATCCGCTTCGTGGTGGAGGATGATGGCATCGGAATGACGACGGATCGCCTGAAATGGCTTCAGGATCAGCTGGTTGAGAATCCGCTGCAGTACGAGAAGGGGCAGACCCCGCGCGGAAGCTACGGGCTGCGCAATGTCCATAAACGGCTTCTCCTTCATTACGGCAAGGACGCGGGCTTGCGTGTGGAGAGTACGGAAGGAGTCGGAACACGTGTCATGTTTACGATACCTGATTTACCTGAAATTCAACAATCTGAATTATCCAATAAAGGGGATGGCGACATTGAAGGTACTGATCGTTGA
- a CDS encoding AraC family transcriptional regulator, translating into MEARLLICDYSYHFQQFSNSHRGGLTTYLFRLQTEGSCEIYCNGIEHHVQAGDLLLLKPGDEYELRVKEDGEDGRVSSGDYFIFCDGSWIDDWWNRIPRPVVSHVGLDDHLLGLWRQMLLEKRRGLEGEIGELTDYLLRSLCLCLDRAITEIKPTDRLAFTALRLKRFVEEHATITFKLEEAASHVGLSLSRAVKLFKEYYGKTMIQYALEIRLNAAVERMKYSTMTLEEIAETCGFASYSYFHRVFRANYGVSPVKFRATATVPARPEQAKGPR; encoded by the coding sequence ATGGAAGCAAGGTTGCTCATCTGCGACTATTCCTATCACTTTCAGCAGTTCAGCAACAGCCATCGGGGTGGCTTGACGACCTATCTGTTCCGTCTCCAAACCGAAGGCTCCTGCGAAATCTACTGCAACGGCATCGAGCACCACGTGCAGGCAGGCGACCTGCTGCTGCTGAAGCCCGGCGATGAATACGAGCTGCGGGTGAAGGAAGACGGCGAGGATGGCCGCGTGTCCAGCGGGGATTATTTTATATTTTGCGATGGCTCCTGGATTGATGATTGGTGGAACCGCATCCCCCGCCCTGTCGTCAGCCATGTCGGGCTCGACGATCATTTGCTGGGCCTGTGGAGACAGATGCTGCTGGAGAAGCGGCGCGGACTTGAGGGGGAAATCGGGGAGCTGACCGACTACCTGCTGCGGAGTCTCTGCCTCTGCCTGGACCGGGCCATTACCGAGATCAAGCCGACCGATCGTCTTGCCTTTACCGCCCTGCGGCTGAAGCGATTCGTAGAGGAACATGCCACCATCACCTTCAAGCTGGAGGAGGCTGCTTCCCATGTGGGACTCAGTTTATCCCGTGCCGTTAAACTGTTTAAGGAGTATTATGGGAAAACCATGATCCAGTACGCCCTGGAGATTAGGTTGAATGCAGCCGTCGAGCGCATGAAATACAGCACCATGACGCTGGAGGAAATCGCGGAAACCTGCGGCTTTGCTAGCTATTCCTATTTTCACCGGGTATTCCGGGCCAACTACGGCGTGTCCCCGGTCAAGTTCCGGGCAACGGCAACGGTACCAGCCAGGCCGGAACAAGCAAAAGGCCCCCGCTGA
- a CDS encoding sugar ABC transporter permease — protein MPTAMRSKGFIAIALLPALLLFLIFVIIPVFWSAYYGFFSWKGFGDATFIGLDNYKEMFKDPIFWRALRNNLILVVSSIIGQVPIALILAIVLFKNSFFSRFIRSAVFMPMVLSTVVVGLIWGYIYHPQFGIANYVLEMLGLESWTRAWLSDPKVNMLAISIPINWANIGPYLVIFIAALQNISPEIHDAAKIDGSTGWNKLMQITLPMIWSTVVVTIVLCISGSLKAFDHVIVMTGGGPAQSTELLATYMYNSTFSVYRYGYGSAVSTMIMIVSAILIALNYFATRRKSS, from the coding sequence ATGCCTACAGCGATGAGAAGCAAAGGATTTATAGCCATAGCTCTTCTTCCTGCGCTTCTGTTGTTTCTGATATTTGTCATTATTCCGGTCTTCTGGTCAGCTTACTACGGATTTTTCAGTTGGAAAGGGTTCGGAGACGCCACATTTATCGGTCTTGATAATTATAAAGAGATGTTCAAGGATCCGATCTTCTGGCGGGCGCTTCGAAACAACCTGATTCTGGTCGTATCATCCATTATCGGTCAGGTTCCAATCGCGTTGATTCTGGCTATTGTATTGTTCAAGAATTCGTTCTTCTCCAGGTTCATTCGGTCTGCCGTATTCATGCCGATGGTTCTCTCCACGGTTGTTGTCGGTCTCATCTGGGGTTATATTTATCATCCTCAGTTCGGAATCGCCAACTATGTGCTGGAAATGCTCGGTCTGGAGTCATGGACCCGTGCCTGGCTGTCCGATCCAAAAGTCAACATGCTGGCGATATCAATCCCGATTAACTGGGCGAACATCGGCCCTTATCTGGTCATCTTTATCGCAGCACTGCAAAATATTTCACCGGAGATCCATGATGCGGCCAAAATCGATGGGTCCACCGGCTGGAACAAGCTGATGCAAATCACGCTGCCGATGATCTGGAGCACGGTTGTCGTAACCATTGTGCTATGCATCTCGGGAAGCCTGAAAGCTTTTGACCATGTCATCGTCATGACGGGTGGCGGACCGGCGCAATCGACCGAGCTGCTAGCCACTTATATGTACAACAGCACGTTCAGCGTGTACCGTTACGGTTACGGCTCCGCCGTCTCCACGATGATTATGATTGTCAGCGCCATTCTTATCGCGCTTAACTATTTCGCAACGCGCAGAAAGTCAAGTTAA
- a CDS encoding helix-turn-helix domain-containing protein, translated as MATLKVLIVDDEVIIRNGLSTVINWADNGFTVLTPAASAEEALQRIPVEMPEIIFTDIRMTGLSGLDMAHEVKQQYPEIEIIVISGYDEFSYAQQAMREGVSDYLLKTSRPGEIIEAAVQARERLLQRRLTQAKGRAQELVVSRGFLRRLLASGTPLDEHAEAELCERYPELRLESNGSVLQIWMLSVYPLHPEEEEQSNVSELHRLIGTELAEVLQCAWLEWNGSLLLLVRAEPSNGWGRVDSALRKMESMHACRIKAASGRRVANARELHIALATAVEASSYEWLLQSERHIRYEDIEGRTGIRTVCSMEEETKLSSLLRSGESADLQAWVTDLLRRIQSQDQATPGSVQAYLHSLIVSAQRWLIRAATSIGYTSPVKVEETYDIRELTKDPEKVLVDSLGLIMKEYRDMVSTTSPVQRAISFIHEHLGQSLSLQQVAKHVHMNPNYFSEMFKKETGQNYIEFVTQAKLRKAMHLLRETPAKISEIANEIGYEDIKYFNRLFKKWTGQTPSEYRANPEFCPSID; from the coding sequence ATGGCGACATTGAAGGTACTGATCGTTGATGATGAAGTGATCATTCGAAATGGTCTGAGTACAGTGATCAATTGGGCCGATAACGGCTTTACGGTGCTGACGCCCGCGGCTTCAGCGGAGGAAGCCCTTCAGCGTATTCCTGTTGAAATGCCCGAAATTATTTTTACCGATATTCGCATGACAGGCTTGAGCGGACTGGATATGGCACATGAAGTCAAGCAGCAGTATCCCGAGATCGAAATCATTGTTATATCGGGATATGATGAATTTTCATATGCGCAGCAGGCGATGCGGGAAGGCGTAAGTGACTATTTGCTGAAGACGAGCAGACCCGGGGAAATTATTGAGGCTGCTGTCCAAGCCAGGGAACGGCTGTTACAGCGAAGGCTTACACAAGCGAAGGGAAGGGCGCAGGAGTTGGTAGTCAGCCGGGGTTTCCTGAGAAGGCTGCTTGCTTCCGGCACTCCGCTGGACGAGCATGCCGAGGCCGAATTGTGTGAGCGATACCCGGAGCTGCGTTTGGAATCGAACGGCTCGGTGCTGCAGATCTGGATGCTGTCGGTATATCCGCTGCATCCAGAAGAAGAGGAACAATCGAACGTTAGCGAGCTGCATCGATTAATCGGCACGGAGTTGGCCGAAGTGCTGCAATGTGCGTGGCTGGAATGGAACGGCTCCCTGCTTCTGTTGGTGCGGGCAGAGCCGAGTAATGGCTGGGGGCGGGTAGATTCCGCTCTGCGGAAAATGGAATCCATGCACGCCTGCCGCATCAAGGCTGCCAGCGGCCGACGGGTCGCAAACGCCAGGGAGCTGCACATTGCGCTGGCTACCGCGGTAGAGGCCAGCTCCTACGAGTGGCTGCTGCAATCGGAACGGCATATCCGCTATGAAGATATCGAAGGACGTACAGGCATCCGCACGGTCTGTTCGATGGAAGAAGAAACCAAGCTGTCATCCCTGCTGCGTTCGGGAGAATCCGCCGACTTGCAGGCATGGGTGACGGATTTGCTGCGGCGCATCCAAAGTCAGGACCAGGCAACGCCCGGCTCGGTTCAGGCTTACCTACATTCCCTGATCGTCTCGGCACAGCGCTGGCTTATACGGGCTGCAACGTCTATCGGCTATACCAGTCCGGTGAAAGTGGAAGAGACGTACGATATCCGCGAGTTGACCAAGGATCCGGAGAAGGTGCTGGTCGATTCGCTCGGGCTCATCATGAAGGAGTACCGTGATATGGTGTCGACGACAAGTCCCGTCCAGCGAGCGATCTCCTTCATTCATGAGCATCTGGGACAGAGCTTGTCTCTCCAACAAGTGGCCAAGCATGTTCATATGAACCCCAACTATTTCAGCGAGATGTTCAAGAAGGAAACCGGGCAGAATTATATCGAATTCGTGACCCAGGCGAAACTGCGAAAAGCGATGCACCTGCTGCGGGAAACGCCAGCCAAAATCAGTGAAATCGCGAATGAAATCGGCTATGAGGATATTAAGTATTTTAACCGCCTGTTCAAGAAATGGACAGGACAAACCCCGTCGGAGTATCGGGCAAATCCTGAATTTTGTCCCTCTATCGACTGA
- a CDS encoding extracellular solute-binding protein produces the protein MRPKRKIGLVLLMMSLVLAACGGGQSKEQAGGNESNQEKVKLTIWHNFAGDDLRAKSVRSFIDQFAQDHPEVTLDAQAIPPDGYRQRLSTVAAANEMPDVFFVYAGSQSAELHQAKLLQPITEVLDAHSDWKDKFLPGAFDPYEFEDGQIYSAPLGMSATSILYYNKALFDKHNVKVPTTWEEMMAAVKTFNDNGITPIALGNKAPWVAQSTIIGSIADRVTGTEWFKKAAAQDGAKFTDPEFIEALGYFKELVDNKAFQEGANSIDNTQAEQYFIQGNAAMMISGAWTLTNLAASSSEEQMKDIEVTTLPSIPGGKGEANTISGGAGGGLALSSRTEGKAKELALELIYAVSGPEAQKAIAESNSMVMYDTEIDQAKVTSLYYKAFNLVKSTSITPVYDAYLSAEAAEVINNGLQEIMMGGPVEGVAQKLQDAQARSATP, from the coding sequence ATGAGACCAAAACGTAAAATAGGTCTTGTTCTGCTGATGATGTCACTGGTCCTTGCAGCTTGCGGAGGCGGGCAAAGCAAAGAGCAGGCGGGAGGAAATGAGAGTAATCAAGAGAAGGTCAAGCTGACAATCTGGCATAACTTTGCCGGTGATGACCTGCGTGCAAAATCAGTCCGAAGCTTTATCGATCAGTTTGCTCAGGACCATCCTGAAGTTACGCTCGATGCACAAGCGATTCCACCGGACGGTTACCGTCAACGTCTGAGTACGGTTGCGGCTGCGAATGAAATGCCGGATGTATTCTTCGTATATGCAGGAAGTCAGTCAGCTGAACTTCATCAGGCGAAACTGCTTCAGCCGATTACAGAGGTGCTCGATGCGCATTCGGATTGGAAGGATAAATTCCTGCCGGGAGCGTTTGATCCATACGAGTTCGAGGACGGCCAGATCTACTCTGCTCCACTAGGCATGTCCGCAACTTCGATTCTCTACTACAACAAAGCATTGTTTGACAAACATAACGTAAAAGTTCCAACGACTTGGGAAGAAATGATGGCGGCGGTTAAAACATTCAATGATAACGGCATTACGCCGATCGCACTCGGAAACAAAGCGCCATGGGTTGCGCAATCCACCATTATCGGATCGATTGCCGACCGTGTGACAGGCACCGAATGGTTCAAGAAAGCGGCAGCACAGGATGGCGCGAAATTTACCGATCCTGAGTTTATCGAAGCGCTTGGATATTTCAAAGAGCTGGTAGATAACAAAGCCTTCCAGGAAGGCGCGAACAGCATCGACAACACGCAAGCCGAGCAGTATTTCATCCAAGGAAATGCAGCGATGATGATCAGCGGTGCATGGACACTCACGAACCTGGCGGCTTCTTCTTCGGAGGAGCAAATGAAGGATATTGAAGTGACGACATTGCCTTCGATCCCGGGCGGTAAAGGTGAGGCTAACACCATCTCCGGCGGAGCTGGCGGCGGTCTGGCCCTTAGCAGCAGAACGGAAGGGAAAGCGAAAGAATTGGCGCTGGAACTGATTTATGCGGTCAGCGGACCAGAAGCGCAAAAAGCGATTGCCGAGAGCAACTCCATGGTAATGTACGATACCGAAATCGATCAGGCCAAAGTTACTTCCTTGTACTACAAAGCCTTTAACCTGGTGAAATCCACAAGCATTACGCCGGTATACGATGCTTATCTGTCTGCAGAAGCGGCTGAAGTCATCAACAACGGTCTGCAGGAAATTATGATGGGCGGCCCCGTCGAAGGTGTGGCCCAGAAGCTACAGGATGCGCAAGCCAGATCCGCTACTCCATAA
- a CDS encoding trifunctional transcriptional activator/DNA repair protein Ada/methylated-DNA--[protein]-cysteine S-methyltransferase, with protein MISAANQQEYYQALVEKKSEYEGVFYVGVKTTGVFCRPTCPARKPKMENCEFYETAQEALLASFRPCKRCRPLSHPNQVSDLVRLLVEAVEENPEKRWTNQDFQKLSVDASTARRQFKKRFGMTFVEYARARRMGLALKQIREGHAVIDAQLSTGYESSSGFRDAFSRIMGAAPTRSGNNKILKASWLDTRLGPMMAIADEEALYLLEFVDRRGLEREVERLRLRTKSAIIPGYTSPIRSIEQELGAYFDGELTEFKTPLFLLGSAFQKEVWDQLLRIPPGQTSSYGEIAATMGRPTAYRAVAQANGANQLAIVIPCHRVINTSGELGGYGGGLSRKQWLLHHEKSMSAATIHE; from the coding sequence GTGATATCGGCTGCGAATCAACAGGAGTATTATCAGGCATTAGTGGAAAAGAAATCGGAGTACGAGGGCGTTTTTTATGTGGGCGTGAAGACCACGGGGGTGTTCTGCCGCCCGACATGTCCGGCCCGAAAACCAAAAATGGAAAATTGCGAATTTTACGAGACGGCTCAAGAAGCGCTGCTTGCTTCCTTCAGGCCCTGTAAACGATGCCGTCCGCTATCACACCCCAATCAGGTGTCCGACCTGGTCCGGCTGCTCGTTGAGGCGGTGGAAGAAAATCCGGAGAAAAGGTGGACCAACCAGGATTTTCAGAAGCTGTCCGTGGATGCTTCGACGGCGAGACGCCAATTCAAGAAGCGGTTCGGGATGACCTTCGTCGAATATGCACGGGCACGGCGGATGGGACTTGCCCTGAAGCAAATCCGGGAGGGGCATGCCGTCATCGATGCGCAGCTGTCGACCGGCTACGAGTCCAGCAGTGGCTTTAGGGATGCTTTTTCGCGCATTATGGGCGCAGCGCCTACTCGATCGGGGAATAACAAGATCTTAAAAGCATCGTGGCTCGACACGCGCCTTGGACCGATGATGGCCATCGCGGATGAGGAGGCGCTGTATTTGCTCGAATTCGTGGACCGCCGGGGCCTGGAGCGTGAGGTTGAACGCCTTAGGCTGAGAACCAAGTCGGCGATCATTCCGGGTTACACTTCTCCTATCCGTTCGATTGAGCAAGAATTGGGTGCGTATTTTGACGGGGAATTAACGGAATTTAAAACCCCCTTGTTTCTGTTAGGATCGGCATTTCAAAAAGAGGTCTGGGACCAATTATTACGGATTCCACCTGGTCAAACGTCTTCGTATGGCGAGATCGCCGCGACGATGGGAAGACCTACCGCTTACCGCGCCGTCGCCCAAGCGAATGGGGCAAACCAGCTCGCGATTGTCATTCCATGCCATCGGGTGATCAATACGAGCGGCGAATTGGGCGGATATGGCGGAGGATTGTCGCGCAAGCAGTGGCTGCTGCATCATGAGAAATCGATGAGTGCTGCAACCATACATGAATAG
- a CDS encoding sugar phosphate isomerase/epimerase has protein sequence MRRMNIGLQMYTLRDETAQDFRGTLRKVAELGYEGVEFAGYGDIPAEEMKTLLQELGLKAIGSHVGLHLLRADLQKEIDYLKTIGAKYMMCPYVAEEDRKDAEDWKNLFSFLEEVGAEARKQGLIFGYHNHAFEFETEVDGQFVFDAMYSATTPEAVQVEMDVCWVQFAGQDPLTYIPKYAGRLPLLHLKDFSKDAEGNMKTLELSQGSVNLPGVIQAASDAGTEWLIVEQDVCQNPPLQSVENSMNWLKQNYLNQF, from the coding sequence ATGAGAAGAATGAACATTGGTTTGCAAATGTATACGCTGCGCGATGAGACAGCACAGGATTTCCGCGGTACGCTTCGCAAAGTGGCTGAATTAGGTTATGAAGGGGTGGAATTCGCAGGGTATGGAGACATTCCAGCCGAGGAAATGAAAACGCTTCTTCAAGAACTTGGCCTGAAAGCGATCGGCAGTCACGTAGGCCTGCACCTTCTTCGTGCAGATCTGCAGAAGGAAATTGATTACCTGAAAACCATTGGCGCTAAATATATGATGTGTCCATATGTGGCCGAAGAAGATCGTAAAGATGCCGAGGATTGGAAGAACCTCTTCTCCTTCCTGGAGGAAGTAGGGGCCGAAGCCCGCAAGCAGGGACTGATCTTTGGATACCATAACCATGCATTCGAATTCGAAACCGAGGTCGATGGCCAGTTTGTCTTTGATGCGATGTATTCCGCAACGACGCCGGAAGCTGTGCAAGTGGAGATGGACGTATGCTGGGTACAATTCGCCGGACAAGATCCGCTCACCTACATTCCGAAATACGCTGGACGTCTTCCGCTGCTTCACCTGAAAGACTTCAGCAAGGATGCGGAAGGCAACATGAAAACGCTGGAGCTGAGCCAAGGGTCGGTTAACCTGCCGGGCGTCATTCAGGCTGCATCCGATGCAGGCACGGAATGGCTGATCGTCGAGCAGGACGTATGTCAGAATCCGCCGCTGCAAAGTGTGGAGAACAGTATGAACTGGCTGAAGCAGAACTATCTGAACCAATTTTAA
- a CDS encoding carbohydrate ABC transporter permease → MNLQTTGTGNASGKRVITKGLTGFVKLLLIVYAILTLYPLYWLFTSAFKSNQDFFTNPYGLPKEWMTENLFRAWELGNMGRAMLNSTVVTITAVVLTILLSVLAAYVLSRFEFRFKKLVVVLFTTGLLIPIHSTLVPLFIMMKNIGLLDTYGALILPYTAFELPIAIFLAMAYMSSIPREIEEAAMIDGSGWWGIFGRMILPLCTPIVATISILAFLRFWNDFSFALVFINTQALKTLPLSLSLFSDGFGTDYSLTMGAMAIAVIPTIVAYLILQEQIMKGMVAGSIKG, encoded by the coding sequence GTGAATTTACAGACGACCGGGACCGGAAACGCCTCAGGGAAACGCGTCATCACGAAGGGGTTAACCGGGTTCGTAAAATTGCTGCTGATTGTGTATGCGATTCTTACGCTCTATCCCTTGTACTGGCTTTTTACGAGCGCGTTTAAATCGAATCAGGATTTCTTCACCAACCCTTACGGCTTGCCGAAGGAGTGGATGACCGAGAATTTATTCCGGGCATGGGAGCTTGGAAATATGGGCAGAGCGATGCTGAATTCAACGGTTGTGACGATTACAGCTGTCGTTCTGACCATCCTGCTCAGTGTACTTGCGGCATATGTATTGTCCAGATTCGAGTTTCGGTTCAAAAAGCTGGTGGTCGTGTTGTTTACGACCGGGCTGCTGATTCCGATTCACAGTACGCTGGTGCCCCTATTTATTATGATGAAAAATATCGGCCTGCTCGACACGTACGGTGCGCTCATTCTGCCTTATACGGCATTTGAGCTGCCAATCGCGATCTTCTTGGCGATGGCTTACATGTCATCCATTCCAAGAGAGATTGAAGAAGCGGCCATGATTGATGGCAGCGGCTGGTGGGGAATCTTCGGCAGAATGATTCTTCCGCTCTGTACGCCGATCGTGGCAACGATATCGATTCTGGCATTCCTTCGATTCTGGAATGACTTCTCCTTCGCACTCGTATTTATCAATACGCAAGCGCTGAAGACGCTGCCGCTAAGTCTGTCCTTGTTCTCGGACGGCTTCGGCACGGATTACAGCTTGACGATGGGAGCGATGGCGATCGCAGTCATTCCAACGATTGTGGCCTACCTGATCTTGCAGGAGCAGATCATGAAGGGTATGGTGGCAGGGTCCATCAAAGGTTAA
- a CDS encoding copper amine oxidase N-terminal domain-containing protein, whose amino-acid sequence MTTQKWTKLAASGAIAATMLLSSMVQAQAAAVHKKDLELNINHYVVTTDVKPVIVNGTALVPLNTVREYLKPMQLRWNNKNKTVTVNTGTDQVTLKMGSKEAKGKGKIYTLSVPAQLKDGRVMVPARWMGELYGAQVSLDTKAGMVYIYTPEVDVSTAEENRDVKLYPVSATKYGRYEGMVVEVEGRKQVFKDWNGGDGMRKPVLQYQDVTGDGKPEVVVFYVNGTGTGLYMGEMHVVDAETLKEIPIESLEQAVSSHVQSNIENYADHFVIKLWIDGKEYVERIEDDSKDKSYLNDKVGFGAVVRHKLAEGQLVTEAAGSISPAGFAGDLQITYRFQEELNRFVVDGIEYSSLEEWGK is encoded by the coding sequence ATGACAACCCAGAAATGGACAAAACTGGCGGCAAGCGGCGCTATAGCGGCCACAATGCTGTTAAGCTCGATGGTACAGGCTCAGGCTGCGGCTGTGCACAAGAAGGACTTGGAATTGAACATCAATCATTATGTTGTCACAACGGACGTTAAACCCGTTATCGTGAATGGTACGGCGCTGGTCCCTTTGAACACGGTGAGGGAATATTTGAAGCCTATGCAGCTCCGCTGGAACAACAAGAACAAGACGGTAACCGTCAACACAGGCACCGATCAAGTCACCCTAAAGATGGGGAGCAAGGAAGCCAAGGGAAAGGGGAAGATCTACACCTTGTCTGTTCCCGCTCAACTAAAGGATGGGCGCGTCATGGTTCCTGCTCGATGGATGGGGGAGCTGTATGGTGCACAGGTAAGCTTGGATACGAAGGCCGGGATGGTCTACATCTATACACCGGAAGTTGACGTGTCGACGGCTGAGGAGAACCGGGATGTGAAGCTGTATCCGGTAAGCGCCACGAAATACGGCAGATATGAAGGAATGGTGGTCGAGGTCGAAGGAAGGAAACAGGTCTTTAAGGACTGGAACGGCGGAGATGGTATGCGTAAACCCGTCCTTCAATATCAGGATGTTACAGGCGATGGCAAGCCGGAAGTTGTGGTGTTCTATGTGAACGGGACCGGCACGGGTCTTTACATGGGGGAGATGCATGTAGTCGATGCCGAGACTCTGAAGGAAATTCCTATCGAATCATTGGAACAGGCGGTATCGAGCCATGTGCAATCCAACATTGAGAATTATGCAGACCACTTTGTGATCAAACTTTGGATCGACGGGAAGGAGTATGTCGAAAGGATCGAGGATGATTCCAAGGATAAAAGCTACCTAAATGATAAGGTTGGCTTCGGGGCCGTCGTCAGACACAAACTAGCGGAAGGCCAGCTTGTTACGGAAGCTGCGGGAAGCATCAGCCCTGCCGGCTTCGCTGGCGATCTCCAAATAACATACCGATTTCAAGAAGAGTTGAACCGGTTTGTGGTGGATGGCATTGAATATAGTAGTCTGGAAGAATGGGGGAAGTAA